In one window of Coleofasciculaceae cyanobacterium DNA:
- a CDS encoding chlorophyll a/b-binding protein, giving the protein MKNKESKFGFTNFAEIWNGRLAMIGFVSAIILELNTGHGVLRQLGLM; this is encoded by the coding sequence ATGAAAAATAAAGAGAGTAAATTTGGCTTCACTAATTTTGCCGAGATTTGGAATGGTCGTTTAGCAATGATCGGTTTTGTCTCTGCTATTATTTTAGAACTAAATACGGGACATGGGGTTTTAAGACAGCTTGGTTTGATGTAA